Proteins found in one Nitrosopumilus maritimus SCM1 genomic segment:
- a CDS encoding PEFG-CTERM sorting domain-containing protein encodes MMSITKLSILALAACLLFPASSVYGHGLGIDTISSVDVAGKEISISVEMPMYFESEQEQITITATDKETDEPAKNVTFLIGLFHSNEMIFRNYFFTENGVLPITVLSQQGYDNFVINGEQDSLLGAYHATESSPIEIAGPVFDSGGLFTFEIEVRTIDEPTNIIEDSGVYRADLTLVETTSHPQEDTEGNDVEFRMKSYFDKIQNFQYDPATKQVTFEMPFDWSENSMSHVTVVHEEVHFPKHFIEFLSPSYSGYANGIELFKASVSIDDYTEEDERIVHFVLLQDHLRFIKNEMKKSDEPLPDNIVFTLTTNEKISFPLEAFTKSEDFKVNLSWDPIDLEPGVETNFVFTIRDGWTNEPLRNSDYSFVIIQNGAELYRVSGTATVGGEFEKFTFAEDQTGPTTIKFENIRNTGQETEFGIMVAPEFGTIAILILVVSIIGIIVIARKYETFSLIRM; translated from the coding sequence ATGATGTCAATTACAAAACTTTCAATTTTGGCTCTAGCCGCATGTTTGCTGTTTCCAGCTAGTAGTGTTTATGGTCATGGATTGGGAATTGATACTATATCTTCAGTAGATGTTGCTGGAAAAGAAATCTCAATTTCAGTTGAGATGCCAATGTACTTTGAAAGTGAGCAAGAACAAATCACAATTACTGCAACTGACAAAGAGACAGACGAGCCTGCAAAAAATGTGACATTTCTCATTGGATTGTTCCATAGCAATGAGATGATTTTCAGAAACTACTTTTTCACAGAAAATGGTGTTTTACCAATAACTGTACTATCACAACAAGGATATGATAATTTTGTAATTAATGGAGAGCAAGATTCACTTTTGGGAGCATATCATGCAACTGAATCATCTCCAATAGAGATTGCAGGCCCCGTCTTTGATTCAGGTGGATTGTTTACTTTTGAGATTGAAGTTAGAACCATTGATGAGCCAACTAACATCATAGAAGATTCAGGTGTATATCGTGCAGATTTGACACTTGTTGAAACCACTTCTCATCCTCAAGAAGATACTGAAGGAAATGATGTAGAATTTAGAATGAAATCTTATTTTGATAAAATCCAAAATTTCCAATATGATCCTGCAACAAAACAAGTAACTTTTGAGATGCCTTTTGATTGGAGTGAGAACAGCATGTCTCACGTTACAGTTGTGCACGAAGAAGTACATTTTCCAAAACATTTCATTGAATTTTTGAGTCCTAGTTATTCAGGATACGCAAATGGAATTGAGTTGTTCAAAGCTTCAGTATCAATTGATGATTACACAGAAGAAGATGAGAGAATAGTTCACTTTGTTTTATTGCAAGACCATCTAAGATTCATAAAAAATGAGATGAAAAAATCTGATGAGCCACTACCAGACAATATTGTTTTCACTTTAACTACAAATGAAAAAATATCATTTCCATTAGAGGCATTTACAAAGAGTGAAGACTTCAAAGTAAACTTGTCATGGGATCCTATAGATCTTGAACCAGGAGTTGAAACAAACTTTGTCTTTACTATTAGAGACGGATGGACAAATGAACCTTTAAGAAATTCTGATTATTCTTTTGTAATCATTCAAAATGGAGCGGAGTTATACCGGGTATCTGGAACTGCAACAGTTGGTGGTGAATTTGAAAAATTCACATTTGCTGAAGACCAAACAGGTCCTACAACAATTAAATTTGAAAACATACGAAATACTGGACAAGAAACTGAGTTTGGAATAATGGTTGCACCTGAATTTGGTACTATTGCAATTTTGATACTTGTTGTTTCTATAATTGGAATAATTGTAATTGCCAGAAAATATGAGACTTTTTCTCTCATTAGGATGTAA
- a CDS encoding V-type ATP synthase subunit B, translating into MTAEGGVQYSKIAEIKGPLVIVDDVENAAFDELVEVETKDGERRLGKVLEVGNGKAIVQVFEGTTGLSIAATNAKFVGKVMEMPVSREVLGRVFDGLGRPKDGLPDPIADQFIDINGEPMNPEQREYPKDFIQTGVSVIDGMITLVRGQKLPIFSGSGMSHNLLAAQIARQASVIGTQDDFAVVFAAIGVQYSEAEYFRRSLEESGALKRSVLFLNTADDPAIERIITPRVALTVAEYLAFELGMHVLVILTDMTNYAEALREISAAREEVPGRKGYPGYLYTDLSTIYERAGKLNGKKGSVTQVPILSMPSDDITHPIPDLTGYITEGQIVLGRDLFRQGVYPPVNILMSLSRLMKDGIGEGSTRADHGEISNQVYDAYSRAQEVRALAGIVGKAGLTEIDLKYMDVGDVFENEFLSQATDENRTIEETLGILWKIVSKLPRNEITKIKDKYVDQYYKEE; encoded by the coding sequence TTGACAGCAGAAGGCGGAGTTCAATACAGTAAGATTGCAGAAATCAAAGGTCCTCTAGTTATTGTAGATGATGTTGAGAATGCAGCATTTGACGAATTAGTTGAAGTTGAAACTAAAGACGGTGAAAGAAGATTAGGTAAAGTTCTCGAAGTTGGAAACGGTAAAGCAATCGTCCAAGTCTTTGAGGGAACTACTGGATTATCCATTGCTGCAACAAATGCAAAATTTGTCGGCAAAGTTATGGAGATGCCAGTTTCAAGAGAAGTACTTGGTAGAGTCTTTGATGGTTTAGGCAGACCAAAAGACGGACTGCCAGATCCTATTGCTGATCAATTTATTGACATTAACGGTGAACCAATGAACCCAGAACAACGTGAATATCCAAAAGACTTCATCCAAACTGGTGTTTCAGTAATTGATGGAATGATTACTCTTGTAAGAGGACAAAAACTTCCAATCTTTTCAGGTTCTGGTATGTCACACAACCTCTTAGCAGCTCAAATTGCAAGACAAGCAAGTGTAATTGGTACACAAGATGATTTCGCTGTAGTCTTTGCAGCAATTGGTGTGCAATACAGTGAAGCAGAATATTTCAGAAGAAGTCTTGAAGAGTCTGGCGCTCTAAAAAGAAGTGTTCTTTTCTTAAACACAGCAGACGATCCTGCAATTGAGAGAATTATTACTCCTCGTGTTGCATTAACTGTCGCTGAATATTTGGCATTTGAATTAGGAATGCACGTACTAGTTATTCTTACAGATATGACAAACTATGCAGAAGCACTCAGAGAGATTAGTGCTGCAAGAGAAGAAGTACCTGGAAGAAAAGGTTATCCTGGTTATCTTTACACTGACCTTTCAACAATCTATGAAAGAGCAGGAAAACTAAACGGAAAGAAAGGTAGTGTTACACAAGTTCCAATCTTGTCAATGCCTTCTGATGATATTACTCACCCAATTCCTGACCTTACTGGTTACATTACAGAAGGACAAATTGTACTTGGTAGAGATTTGTTCAGACAAGGAGTCTATCCACCAGTAAACATCTTGATGAGTCTCTCAAGACTGATGAAAGACGGTATTGGTGAAGGAAGTACCAGAGCAGATCATGGTGAAATTTCAAATCAAGTTTATGATGCATATTCTAGAGCACAAGAAGTCAGAGCACTTGCAGGAATTGTAGGTAAAGCAGGACTTACTGAAATCGATTTGAAATACATGGATGTCGGTGATGTCTTTGAAAATGAATTCCTTTCACAAGCAACTGATGAGAATAGAACCATTGAAGAGACATTAGGTATCTTATGGAAGATTGTATCTAAACTACCAAGAAACGAAATTACAAAAATCAAAGATAAGTACGTAGATCAATATTACAAGGAAGAGTAG
- a CDS encoding V-type ATP synthase subunit I: MVVADLKLGSVILPRSESPRAISRLTEFEWFHKIDTENDLVTPEIDDLLLEAQKTYQSIDDVVKGLGVPPTVGILEILFKGTMIKKKDYEIGEIEDLVEDLKKKTPSVIDEPAKLLEEQADTKRGIEEYRSLKETLEIAKKLNIDLSGFGLMKYFYTNLFVIDSGDYEEISRALEGITFYKYDLESKDKAAVLVICGIDDSEKALKVLRGFNANPFSIPDGMSQIPSEAYATAEAKLKELTAKQAQIAKQLAKITKNIRRDILVLHEEALVAKDVLETLRKPGGTKHFALIQGFIPSKMEEKFKNITSQWTSVTEEITDPKHQEQVPTLFDNKKFVRTFEVITESQGIPRKGEADPTPMIALMWPIFYGLMFADTGHGLLLMGMGLLFKFKGQGNLSRWGMLIAISGAASAIAGVGAGEAFGYHIYYFEPFKGLLAEGGPLYPVSFIVGILSVAELSFEQVINILKVSLFIGIIHLVWAMILRIRRLAREGHKIVMYLEAIPNITLYGGIVVIMMCAIGSQYDVMNMYSKVHTEAVPWVTIFLGDWAQVWIVTRIAVVIVIASMAMMMVGGIMHAKKHPEDGGSAANVVMEVFLGKTVESLAHTISYARLGIMLLVHAALLLTVNNAFNSLGGSESFGAWAMIIGGNLGIMMIEGLIVYIQSLRLHLYEYFTKWYDGGAQPFRQVRPELIYNQFIWKRK; the protein is encoded by the coding sequence TTGGTAGTAGCCGATCTGAAACTTGGAAGTGTAATTTTACCAAGAAGCGAGTCTCCAAGAGCAATTTCCAGACTAACAGAGTTTGAATGGTTTCATAAAATCGATACTGAAAATGACTTAGTCACACCAGAAATCGATGATCTTCTGTTAGAGGCACAAAAAACCTACCAATCAATTGATGATGTAGTTAAAGGACTAGGAGTCCCACCAACTGTAGGAATTCTAGAGATTTTGTTCAAAGGAACTATGATCAAAAAGAAGGATTATGAGATTGGAGAAATTGAGGACTTGGTAGAGGATCTCAAAAAGAAGACTCCATCAGTTATTGACGAGCCAGCAAAACTTCTAGAAGAGCAAGCAGACACAAAACGAGGAATTGAAGAATATCGTTCATTAAAAGAGACTCTCGAAATTGCTAAAAAACTCAACATTGATCTTTCAGGATTTGGATTGATGAAGTATTTCTACACAAATCTCTTTGTGATAGACTCTGGAGACTATGAAGAAATTAGCAGAGCATTAGAAGGCATTACATTTTACAAATATGATTTAGAAAGTAAAGACAAAGCCGCAGTCTTGGTAATTTGTGGAATTGATGATTCAGAAAAAGCACTAAAAGTACTTAGAGGATTCAACGCAAATCCATTTTCCATTCCTGATGGCATGTCACAGATTCCATCAGAGGCATATGCCACTGCTGAGGCAAAACTAAAAGAACTTACAGCAAAACAGGCACAAATTGCAAAACAGCTTGCAAAAATCACAAAGAACATCAGACGCGATATTCTGGTATTACACGAAGAAGCACTTGTTGCAAAAGATGTTCTTGAGACTTTGAGAAAACCAGGTGGAACTAAACATTTTGCACTTATCCAAGGATTCATCCCAAGTAAGATGGAAGAGAAGTTCAAGAATATTACAAGTCAATGGACTTCAGTAACTGAAGAGATTACAGATCCTAAACATCAAGAACAAGTTCCAACATTATTTGATAATAAAAAATTCGTTAGAACTTTTGAAGTAATCACAGAAAGTCAAGGAATTCCAAGAAAGGGAGAAGCAGATCCTACACCAATGATTGCCCTAATGTGGCCAATTTTCTACGGACTGATGTTTGCAGATACAGGTCACGGATTGCTCTTGATGGGAATGGGATTATTATTCAAATTCAAAGGACAAGGTAATCTCTCTAGATGGGGAATGCTCATTGCAATTTCTGGAGCAGCATCTGCTATTGCAGGTGTTGGTGCAGGAGAAGCGTTTGGATATCACATATATTACTTTGAACCATTCAAGGGACTATTAGCAGAAGGAGGACCACTATACCCAGTTAGTTTCATAGTTGGTATCCTTAGTGTTGCAGAATTATCATTTGAACAAGTAATCAATATTCTCAAAGTTTCATTGTTCATTGGAATCATCCATTTGGTTTGGGCAATGATTCTCAGAATTAGAAGATTAGCTAGAGAAGGTCACAAGATTGTCATGTACTTGGAAGCAATTCCAAACATCACACTCTATGGCGGTATTGTAGTTATCATGATGTGTGCAATCGGTTCACAATATGATGTAATGAACATGTATTCCAAAGTCCACACAGAAGCTGTTCCTTGGGTTACAATATTCCTAGGAGATTGGGCACAAGTTTGGATTGTTACAAGAATTGCAGTAGTAATTGTAATTGCATCTATGGCAATGATGATGGTTGGAGGAATAATGCATGCAAAGAAACATCCAGAGGATGGAGGTTCGGCGGCAAATGTCGTAATGGAAGTATTCCTTGGTAAGACAGTAGAAAGTTTAGCTCACACAATTAGTTATGCTCGACTCGGAATTATGCTACTGGTGCACGCAGCACTGTTGCTGACAGTAAATAATGCATTCAATTCACTTGGCGGTTCCGAATCATTTGGTGCATGGGCAATGATTATTGGAGGAAACTTGGGAATCATGATGATTGAAGGATTGATTGTGTATATCCAGTCACTCAGGTTGCACTTGTACGAATACTTTACAAAATGGTATGATGGTGGTGCACAACCATTTAGACAAGTTAGACCAGAATTGATTTACAACCAATTCATTTGGAAAAGAAAATAA
- a CDS encoding V-type ATP synthase subunit E, with product MANSALETTISKILEQTEKSVISNVESALNESLKTLDDSVPKLEQEFDKIIADGKKEADKIEKQIMGSADIEARNKQLMALEDAVDKVFSKALEQIANADRSGDYSNLIKTMITEATQILGTSEITVTTNAKDKDVVQSTLSQFPGSELSSDTIDCLGGVVVKSKDGAMTFDNTIDARIERLKPLIRKEIASKFGVGE from the coding sequence TTGGCAAATTCTGCTTTAGAGACCACTATTAGCAAAATTCTTGAACAAACTGAAAAGTCCGTCATTTCAAACGTTGAATCTGCCCTAAATGAATCTCTGAAAACCCTTGATGATTCTGTTCCTAAACTAGAACAAGAATTTGATAAAATCATCGCAGATGGAAAGAAAGAAGCCGATAAAATTGAAAAACAAATCATGGGAAGTGCCGATATTGAGGCTAGAAATAAGCAATTAATGGCATTAGAAGATGCAGTCGATAAGGTATTTTCAAAAGCACTTGAACAAATTGCAAATGCTGATCGCAGTGGTGATTATTCTAATTTGATTAAAACAATGATTACAGAAGCAACCCAAATTTTGGGAACTTCAGAAATTACAGTTACTACAAATGCCAAAGACAAAGATGTAGTTCAATCAACTTTGTCACAATTCCCAGGATCTGAATTATCTTCTGATACAATTGATTGTCTTGGTGGAGTTGTTGTAAAATCAAAAGATGGTGCAATGACATTTGACAATACGATCGATGCAAGAATTGAACGTCTGAAGCCTTTAATAAGGAAAGAGATTGCATCCAAATTCGGGGTAGGAGAATAA
- a CDS encoding ATP synthase subunit C, whose amino-acid sequence MKTIVLLLMAAAVISISGSTSIAYAAEGDAAASSDSLKILGAGLAFGLAAFGAGIGLGQVGAAGLAVISENPALQSKVFIFVGMVESIAIYGIVMMFIILGQ is encoded by the coding sequence ATGAAAACTATAGTCTTGTTACTTATGGCAGCAGCTGTAATTTCTATTTCAGGATCTACTAGTATTGCATATGCAGCAGAAGGAGATGCAGCAGCAAGTTCAGACTCTTTGAAGATTCTCGGTGCTGGTCTAGCATTTGGTCTTGCAGCATTTGGTGCAGGTATTGGTCTTGGTCAAGTAGGTGCAGCAGGTCTTGCAGTCATTAGTGAGAACCCAGCTTTACAATCTAAGGTGTTCATCTTCGTAGGTATGGTCGAATCAATCGCAATCTACGGTATAGTTATGATGTTTATCATCTTAGGACAATAG
- the pyrB gene encoding aspartate carbamoyltransferase: MNEFYQKDIISIKDFSKDQLEQIFQSTDKIISLDPIDRREICKGKTLGYLFYEPSTRTRLSFEAAMASIGGNSLGISDITSSSTQKGESLADTVRIISIYSDAMVLRHPLDGSSRFAAEVSDKPVINAGSGTEEHPTQAIQDLYTIKKEKKKIDRLKIGIVGDLKYGRTVYSLLHGLGNYDVDVRLISPESLRIRSDSTYEIKQKLDYTESTNIEDHIDELDVLYVTRIQKERFPDEEEYLKVKGSYVVGLDLLKQMKDDSIILHPLPRIDEISTDVDKTKNAKYFEQAEYGKYTRAALLGLTLNENGF; the protein is encoded by the coding sequence ATGAACGAGTTCTACCAAAAAGACATAATCTCAATTAAGGATTTTAGCAAGGATCAACTTGAACAAATCTTTCAATCAACTGATAAAATCATCTCACTTGACCCAATTGACAGAAGGGAGATTTGTAAGGGCAAAACTTTAGGATATTTGTTTTATGAACCAAGTACTAGAACTAGACTAAGTTTTGAAGCTGCGATGGCATCAATTGGAGGCAATTCTTTAGGAATCTCTGATATCACCTCATCTTCAACTCAAAAAGGAGAGAGTCTTGCAGACACAGTTAGAATCATCTCCATCTATTCTGATGCTATGGTTTTACGACACCCTCTTGATGGTTCTAGTAGATTTGCAGCTGAAGTTTCAGACAAACCCGTAATCAATGCTGGTAGTGGAACAGAAGAGCATCCAACACAAGCAATTCAAGACTTGTACACAATTAAAAAAGAAAAGAAAAAGATTGACAGATTAAAGATTGGAATTGTTGGTGACCTAAAATATGGAAGAACTGTTTACTCACTTTTGCATGGACTAGGAAACTATGATGTTGATGTTAGATTAATTTCCCCTGAATCATTACGAATTAGATCAGACTCTACTTATGAAATCAAACAAAAATTAGATTATACTGAATCAACTAACATTGAAGACCACATTGATGAATTAGATGTTCTATATGTTACAAGAATCCAAAAAGAGAGATTCCCTGATGAGGAAGAATATCTCAAAGTAAAGGGAAGCTATGTTGTCGGATTGGATTTGCTAAAACAAATGAAAGATGATAGCATAATTTTGCATCCTCTTCCAAGAATTGATGAAATCTCAACTGATGTTGACAAAACAAAAAATGCAAAATATTTCGAGCAAGCCGAATATGGAAAGTACACTCGAGCTGCATTATTGGGCTTGACACTAAATGAGAATGGATTCTAG
- a CDS encoding V-type ATP synthase subunit D, producing the protein MSFGQNVAATKIELFKYKKSSQVAVMVQKILDDKRKVLLKNIEEMIEEASKARGGIWEPLQDIYSSVNEAYLALGSSTVDSVAESTPSVMEVDVNVRRVVDVKIPALSVTEKDTKSMPYGFADTNSSIDRAAKQIKELLPKICKAAEYENSIFSLAKALEKTQKLLNALENVIIPQYQQKVRFIIATLEEREREEFAKLKKVKAKMESR; encoded by the coding sequence ATGTCATTTGGACAAAATGTTGCTGCAACAAAAATTGAACTTTTCAAATACAAAAAATCTAGTCAAGTAGCCGTAATGGTGCAGAAAATTCTAGATGACAAGCGTAAAGTTCTCCTAAAAAACATCGAAGAGATGATTGAAGAAGCCTCAAAAGCTAGAGGTGGAATATGGGAACCGCTCCAAGACATCTACAGTTCTGTAAATGAAGCATACTTGGCATTAGGTTCTTCAACTGTAGACTCTGTTGCCGAATCCACTCCTTCAGTAATGGAAGTAGATGTAAATGTCAGAAGAGTCGTTGATGTAAAAATTCCTGCACTATCTGTTACTGAAAAAGATACAAAATCAATGCCATATGGTTTTGCTGATACAAACTCTTCAATTGATAGAGCAGCAAAACAGATCAAAGAGCTTTTGCCAAAAATCTGTAAAGCCGCAGAATATGAAAATTCAATTTTCAGTCTTGCAAAAGCATTAGAAAAAACTCAGAAATTACTAAACGCACTTGAAAACGTCATTATTCCTCAGTATCAACAAAAAGTAAGATTCATCATAGCCACTCTTGAGGAAAGAGAAAGAGAGGAATTCGCAAAGTTAAAAAAAGTGAAGGCTAAGATGGAGAGTAGATAA
- a CDS encoding V-type ATP synthase subunit A yields MAAQGRIVWVSGPAVRADGMSEAKMYETVTVGDSKLVGEVIRLTGDVAFIQVYESTSGLKPGEPVIGTGNPLSVLLGPGIIGQLYDGIQRPLRALSEASGSFIGRGITTTPVDMAKKYHFVPSVSNGDEVAAGNVIGVVQETDLIEHSIMVPPDHKGGKISNLVSEGDYDLETVLATTEGEGETVELKMYHRWPVRKPRPYKNRYDPTVPLLTGQRVIDTFFPIAKGGTGSIPGAFGTGKTVTLHQIAKWADSQVVVYIGCGERGNEMTEVLVEFPHLKDPRSGKPLMDRTVLVANTSNMPVAAREASIYTGVTIAEYYRDMGKDVVLVADSTSRWAEALREMSGRLEEMPAEEGYPSYLASRLAEFYERAGRVRAAGSPDRDGSVTLIGAVSPSGGDFTEPVTTHTMRFIKTFWALDAKLAYSRHYPSINWMNSYSGYLADIAKWWGENINEDWLSLRSEVYGVLQREDTLKEIVRLLGPEALPDEEKLILEVARMVKIGLLQQNSFDDVDTYCSPEKQYKLMKLLVDFYKKGQQAIKEGTPLADIRAMKSITTLLKARMDVKDDEMPKLDQLDADMQEEFKSITGVKVSN; encoded by the coding sequence ATGGCAGCTCAAGGTAGAATTGTTTGGGTAAGTGGACCTGCAGTTAGAGCAGACGGTATGTCTGAAGCAAAAATGTATGAAACTGTAACTGTCGGCGATTCAAAATTAGTCGGTGAAGTAATTAGATTAACCGGAGATGTAGCATTCATTCAAGTTTACGAATCAACCAGTGGACTAAAACCAGGTGAACCAGTAATTGGTACTGGAAACCCACTTAGTGTTTTGTTAGGTCCTGGAATTATTGGACAACTTTATGATGGAATTCAAAGACCACTAAGAGCATTATCAGAAGCTTCTGGTTCCTTTATCGGAAGAGGTATTACAACTACTCCAGTTGACATGGCCAAAAAATATCACTTTGTCCCATCAGTTAGTAATGGTGATGAAGTAGCAGCAGGAAATGTAATTGGCGTTGTTCAAGAAACTGATCTTATTGAGCACTCTATCATGGTTCCACCAGACCACAAAGGTGGAAAAATTTCAAACTTAGTATCAGAAGGAGATTATGATTTAGAAACTGTATTAGCAACAACTGAGGGAGAAGGTGAAACTGTCGAACTCAAAATGTATCACAGATGGCCTGTAAGAAAACCACGTCCATACAAGAACCGATACGATCCAACAGTTCCACTACTCACCGGACAACGTGTAATTGACACATTCTTCCCAATTGCAAAAGGAGGAACAGGTTCAATCCCAGGTGCATTTGGAACAGGAAAGACTGTTACACTTCACCAAATTGCAAAATGGGCAGATTCCCAAGTTGTAGTTTACATCGGTTGTGGTGAGAGAGGAAACGAAATGACAGAAGTACTTGTGGAGTTCCCACACCTCAAAGACCCACGTAGTGGAAAACCACTCATGGACAGAACAGTACTTGTTGCAAATACCAGTAACATGCCGGTAGCAGCAAGAGAAGCAAGTATCTACACTGGTGTCACAATTGCAGAATATTACAGAGATATGGGTAAAGACGTTGTACTTGTAGCAGATTCAACAAGTAGATGGGCCGAAGCACTCAGAGAGATGAGTGGTAGACTAGAAGAGATGCCAGCAGAAGAAGGCTATCCATCATATCTTGCATCAAGATTAGCAGAATTCTATGAAAGAGCAGGTCGTGTTAGAGCAGCAGGAAGTCCAGACCGTGATGGTTCTGTAACTTTGATTGGTGCTGTTTCACCATCTGGTGGTGACTTTACAGAACCAGTTACAACTCACACCATGAGATTTATCAAAACATTCTGGGCTTTGGATGCAAAACTAGCATACTCTAGACACTATCCATCAATTAACTGGATGAACAGCTATTCTGGTTATCTTGCAGACATTGCAAAGTGGTGGGGTGAGAACATCAACGAAGACTGGCTAAGTCTTAGAAGTGAAGTTTATGGTGTCTTACAAAGAGAAGATACACTAAAAGAAATTGTCAGACTCTTAGGACCTGAAGCACTTCCAGATGAAGAAAAATTAATTCTTGAAGTTGCAAGAATGGTAAAGATTGGTCTCTTACAACAAAACTCATTTGATGATGTTGACACTTATTGTAGCCCAGAGAAACAATACAAGTTAATGAAATTACTAGTTGACTTTTACAAGAAAGGTCAACAAGCAATCAAGGAAGGAACTCCTCTTGCAGATATTCGTGCAATGAAAAGTATCACAACACTTCTCAAAGCAAGAATGGATGTCAAAGATGATGAGATGCCAAAACTTGATCAACTAGATGCAGACATGCAAGAAGAATTCAAATCAATTACAGGAGTGAAAGTATCAAATTGA
- a CDS encoding LON peptidase substrate-binding domain-containing protein, translating to MAETRVIPIFPLDLVLFPRQELPLRIFEPRYKQLVDDCMLGDGQFGVCLIDETNSVSGWNSPKMVGTIAKITKCSDVEMDGLQLHIETLGRNSFRIKKIIPPSIPQPENYDPLSVEGHQQISEIHEKIGTEAKMYIQAEVEMIPEIDENISLEQWEELVAMWKKKIIKQALPQVVDPHSLEHVLEQYYLTTDTPTIDYIYSLSALGAKDPNDLQPILEATTMDELLQKVEELLTIK from the coding sequence TTGGCAGAAACTAGAGTCATTCCAATTTTTCCATTGGACTTGGTCTTGTTCCCTAGACAAGAACTTCCTTTGAGAATTTTTGAGCCCCGCTACAAGCAGCTAGTTGATGACTGCATGCTAGGTGATGGTCAGTTTGGTGTATGTCTGATTGATGAGACAAATTCTGTTAGTGGTTGGAACTCTCCTAAAATGGTAGGAACCATTGCAAAAATTACAAAATGCTCAGACGTTGAAATGGATGGACTGCAACTCCACATTGAAACACTAGGCAGAAATTCATTTAGAATTAAAAAAATTATTCCACCTTCAATTCCTCAACCTGAAAACTATGATCCACTTTCAGTTGAAGGTCATCAACAAATCTCTGAGATACACGAAAAAATTGGAACCGAAGCAAAAATGTACATTCAAGCTGAAGTTGAAATGATTCCTGAAATTGATGAGAACATCTCACTAGAACAATGGGAAGAGCTAGTTGCTATGTGGAAGAAGAAGATTATCAAACAGGCATTGCCGCAAGTAGTTGACCCCCATTCATTAGAACATGTTTTAGAACAATACTATCTTACAACTGATACTCCTACAATTGATTACATCTATTCGCTATCTGCACTTGGCGCAAAAGATCCTAATGACTTGCAACCAATACTAGAGGCCACAACAATGGATGAATTACTTCAAAAGGTTGAAGAATTACTGACAATAAAATAA
- the pyrI gene encoding aspartate carbamoyltransferase regulatory subunit, with protein MEQSELMVRRIKEGTVIDHIDEGKGIQVLNALRIDGSDGSLITIALNVPSGKFKKKDIIKVENKFLKDDDTNKLAVIAPKATINMIKDYKLVEKRRVSLPNEIDRIFRCSNPDCVTNSTEHIESIMDVIDKEGRVLKCRYCSRVLDVNQLKYN; from the coding sequence ATGGAACAGTCCGAACTTATGGTTCGACGAATCAAAGAAGGCACTGTAATTGATCACATTGATGAAGGCAAGGGTATTCAGGTACTTAATGCCCTTAGAATTGATGGAAGTGATGGCAGTCTTATCACCATAGCCCTCAACGTTCCAAGTGGCAAATTTAAGAAAAAAGACATCATCAAAGTTGAAAACAAGTTTCTAAAAGATGATGATACTAACAAGTTGGCAGTAATTGCACCAAAGGCAACCATCAACATGATCAAGGACTACAAGTTGGTAGAGAAGAGAAGAGTTTCACTACCAAATGAGATTGATAGGATATTTCGATGCTCAAACCCTGATTGTGTAACAAACAGTACTGAGCATATCGAATCAATCATGGATGTTATTGACAAAGAAGGACGGGTTCTCAAGTGTAGATATTGTTCTAGAGTGCTAGACGTAAATCAGCTAAAATATAATTAA